In a genomic window of Salegentibacter salegens:
- a CDS encoding RagB/SusD family nutrient uptake outer membrane protein, translating to MYSAAAEKLKEVIDSGVYNLLPNYAAVFDPDNDNNDEIIFSIQFLAGGIGEGNPWPNSFAPINSGNAVIPFGGGGNNQPTTDMINSYEPGDQRKDFSIATSYESESGEIIPTNFVTKYQDEPATSGDNDNDIPIIRYADILLMYAEALNELGYESPGEAFIYLNEVRERAGLMSLSSAEVSSQEEFRLAIEKERRVELAFEGHRWFDLVRTDRAIPVMNAKKDEMELVKTLTENEKVFPIPQSVIDVNPDQIQQNPGY from the coding sequence ATGTATAGCGCAGCTGCTGAAAAGTTGAAAGAAGTTATAGATTCAGGTGTCTATAATCTATTACCTAATTATGCTGCAGTTTTCGATCCCGACAATGATAATAATGATGAAATCATTTTCTCTATTCAGTTCTTGGCGGGAGGAATTGGCGAGGGAAATCCTTGGCCTAACTCTTTTGCTCCTATAAATTCGGGTAATGCAGTTATTCCATTTGGAGGTGGGGGAAATAATCAACCTACAACAGATATGATCAACAGCTATGAACCAGGTGATCAACGAAAAGATTTTTCTATAGCAACTTCTTATGAATCTGAAAGTGGAGAAATAATCCCTACCAATTTTGTGACAAAATATCAGGATGAACCTGCTACCTCCGGTGATAATGATAATGATATACCCATCATCAGATACGCTGATATTCTTTTAATGTATGCTGAAGCACTTAATGAATTGGGTTATGAATCTCCAGGAGAAGCTTTTATTTACCTGAATGAGGTTCGGGAAAGGGCCGGCTTGATGAGTTTGTCATCAGCAGAGGTGAGTAGTCAGGAGGAATTTAGGTTGGCAATTGAAAAGGAACGTCGTGTTGAATTAGCTTTTGAAGGACATCGCTGGTTTGACCTGGTACGTACTGATAGGGCCATTCCAGTAATGAATGCTAAAAAAGATGAAATGGAGCTAGTGAAAACTCTAACGGAAAATGAAAAAGTGTTTCCTATTCCCCAAAGTGTGATTGATGTTAATCCAGATCAAATTCAGCAAAATCCGGGATATTAA
- a CDS encoding alpha-galactosidase, whose protein sequence is MKTLWFSILMYFLFFDNPIFSQNGIETCEAFLEGNMLVLSNNHIERKWMWNKGDIIPFSLTNIKKDKTLLFKDSPPAVHHGGMAFLKNEDFQIIKIEDDIIGGLPGHLQVIIINRYRAGVDVKKVFTIFPDTPAISIDHYLKYSVLPNAVKADKKGATGIEERNDRKIEGSFLDYYALDQKHWSMKFVEFRDRTDENNNLVDENEIIPYFEEKNYKGNLLLAHNLVNDFNFFILKEAPNYISQVNYPGYDFTVSNSKISIPFSGFMSVNADHEWVKGYTITIGVGGNEEDNLFALRKYLNNSIIYEPDTYEMIMMNTWGDRGQDSKINESFILKELEHAKRLGITHFQIDDGWQEGLSKNSSIQSDGLWGEWSPEHWKPNKERFPNGFKKILISAEEKDIRLGLWFHPSNVNDYKTWKTDANILVKIYESTGINYFKIDGIKIPNKKAEINLTNFFKEVKKATNGKVFFNLDLTADTRGGYFMFRDAGNLFLENRYTDFGNYFPFQTLRNLWMLSKYFPPQLLQVEFLNKWRNMKRYDPNDPFAPGNYDFDYLFATTIMGQPLAWMEASNLPEEAFESAPFIKKYKSLMVDIHQGLIMPLGKMPDGRSWTGFQAIQDETGYLLVFRENSNKEREELEMFIPDGSKVEFDIIYSNAQEYDIEMSESGEADVFLSKINSFMLCKYQIKK, encoded by the coding sequence ATGAAGACTCTATGGTTCAGTATTTTGATGTATTTCCTTTTTTTTGACAATCCTATTTTTAGCCAGAACGGGATAGAGACATGTGAAGCATTTTTGGAAGGTAACATGCTTGTGTTAAGCAATAATCATATTGAAAGAAAATGGATGTGGAACAAAGGAGATATCATTCCTTTTTCATTGACTAATATAAAAAAAGATAAGACATTACTATTTAAAGATTCTCCGCCTGCTGTTCACCATGGAGGAATGGCTTTCTTGAAAAACGAGGATTTTCAAATCATAAAAATAGAAGATGATATTATTGGTGGTCTGCCGGGTCATCTGCAGGTAATAATCATTAATCGATATCGCGCCGGAGTAGATGTGAAGAAAGTATTTACAATTTTTCCAGATACTCCGGCGATATCGATTGATCATTATCTGAAATATTCTGTACTTCCTAACGCTGTTAAGGCGGACAAAAAAGGTGCAACAGGTATAGAAGAAAGAAATGATAGAAAAATCGAAGGATCTTTTTTGGATTATTATGCACTCGATCAAAAACACTGGAGCATGAAATTTGTAGAATTTCGCGATAGGACCGACGAAAACAATAATCTTGTTGACGAAAATGAAATTATTCCTTATTTTGAGGAAAAAAACTATAAAGGAAATCTTCTTTTGGCGCATAATCTGGTCAACGACTTCAATTTTTTTATTCTCAAAGAGGCTCCCAACTACATAAGCCAAGTCAATTATCCTGGATATGATTTCACAGTTAGCAATTCAAAAATATCAATACCTTTTTCAGGTTTCATGTCTGTAAATGCTGATCATGAGTGGGTTAAGGGATATACGATCACTATCGGAGTGGGAGGTAATGAGGAGGACAATTTATTTGCTTTACGGAAGTACTTGAATAATTCCATAATCTATGAGCCTGATACATATGAAATGATTATGATGAATACTTGGGGTGACCGGGGTCAGGATAGTAAGATTAATGAATCATTTATTTTGAAGGAACTTGAACATGCTAAGCGTTTGGGAATAACACATTTTCAAATTGATGATGGTTGGCAGGAGGGCCTGTCGAAGAATTCCTCCATTCAATCGGATGGATTATGGGGTGAATGGTCTCCGGAACATTGGAAACCAAACAAAGAGCGTTTTCCTAATGGCTTTAAAAAAATTCTCATTTCAGCAGAAGAAAAAGATATTCGCTTAGGTCTGTGGTTTCACCCTTCTAACGTTAATGATTATAAAACCTGGAAGACAGATGCTAATATTCTCGTCAAGATTTATGAATCAACGGGAATAAATTATTTTAAAATTGATGGAATAAAAATTCCAAATAAAAAAGCTGAGATTAATTTGACCAACTTTTTTAAAGAAGTAAAGAAAGCTACCAATGGAAAGGTTTTTTTTAATCTCGACCTTACAGCAGATACCCGCGGTGGGTATTTCATGTTCAGAGATGCAGGGAATCTTTTTCTAGAGAATCGCTATACTGATTTTGGAAACTATTTTCCATTCCAGACGTTACGAAATCTTTGGATGCTATCGAAATATTTTCCTCCTCAATTATTGCAGGTCGAATTTTTGAACAAGTGGCGTAACATGAAAAGGTATGATCCCAATGATCCTTTTGCGCCGGGTAATTATGACTTCGATTATTTATTTGCGACAACGATTATGGGACAACCCTTGGCATGGATGGAAGCCTCAAATCTTCCGGAGGAAGCTTTTGAAAGTGCTCCTTTCATAAAGAAATATAAGTCTTTAATGGTGGATATACACCAAGGATTGATAATGCCTTTGGGGAAAATGCCCGATGGTAGATCATGGACTGGTTTCCAGGCCATCCAAGATGAAACCGGTTATCTGTTGGTGTTTCGGGAAAATTCAAATAAAGAAAGGGAGGAGCTTGAAATGTTTATTCCAGATGGTTCAAAAGTAGAATTTGATATTATATATAGCAATGCTCAAGAGTACGATA